The genomic interval CGGATAATTACCAGGAAGACCCTCCAAATGGGATAGCGCACAGGACATCCCCCACAAATATCGGGTTTGCGCTGATATCCGTATTGGCAGCCCGGGATTTGGGATATATGGGTATCCTTGAGATGGGAGAACGACTAAATAATACATTAAAGACAGTGGAAAAACTGGAAAAATGGAAAGGACATCTATACAACTGGTATGATACCAGGACGCTTGAAATTTTAAGACCACGGTATATTTCGACTGTAGATAGTGGAAATTTTATTGGATATTTAATGACCTTAAAACAGGGCCTTAAAGAATATATGGGTAAACCGTTAGCGGATATGAACCTGGTATTAGGACTGAGAGATACTATTCATCTTTTAAAGGAAGAAGATAATGGTGTTCCTTTGGATACCCAATTGCTTGAAGAAGTTGTTCGTGACAGAGACATTTCATTAGTAAAATGGAATAATCTCCTGCAGCATTTATTACAAAGTGATAATAAGCTAAATAGTGCTGGTGAACAGAGTAAATATAAGTGGTTAACCAAGGTTTATCATATGTTATCTTCTTTTGAAAAAGATATAAAAGAGCTTATGCCATGGGTAAGACTTATAGATACTATGCCTGAAGCAATACAAGAGGAGAAAAATGTTTATGCAAAAGCCTCCAGGGAAATAAAAGATATTTTTGACAGGCTGCAGCAAAGTTCATCTTTAGCCGGATTAAACGAGGTATGCAGGCAGTCTATACCCCGTATTGATGCGGCAATAGGATTTATAGAGGGAGTTAAAAAGAAAAATAGTCAGCATGATGCAACTCTTGCATGGGCTAGGGAAGTAAAAAACGAGTTGGAAAGATCCAGTATAAATATTTTAAAAGCTTTAGATGTGTTCAATGATTTGATAAATAGGATACAAACAATCATAGACGGGACAAGTTTTGTGCCTTTGTTTGACAGCAAACGGCAATTGTTCTCTATAGGCTACAATGTTGAGGAAGAGCAGCTGACAAAATCCTATTATGACTTATTTGCTTCTGAGGCCCGTCAGACAAGCTTTATAGCTATTGCAAGAGGGGAAGTGGACCTAAAGCACTGGTATAGATTAGGACGCAACCTTACCATGGTGGACGGATATAAGGGGCTGGTATCATGGACAGGGACCATGTTTGAATACCTGATGCCCCTGCTGATTATGCGTAACTATAAGAATACCCTTTGGGACGAAACCTACCGGTTTGTAGTGGAAAGCCAGCGGAAATACGGCAGGCAGAGACAGGTGCCGTGGGGAACATCCGAATCGGGATATTACGCTTTTGATATTAACCTTAACTATCAATATAAGGCTTTTGGAGTTCCCGAGCTGGGGTTAAAAAGAGGTTTATCCAATGATATGGTGGTAGCACCCTACGCAACTGTAATGGCATTAATGGTTGATCCTGTAAATGCCGCTGCCAATATGAAACAACTAAAGGAAGAAGGAGCCGAGGGCCTGTACGGGTTTTACGAGTCAATAGATTATACTCCCGAAAGGCTGTCACATAACCAGAAAAACAGTATTGTAAAAAGCTTTATGGTACATCACCAGGGTATGAGTTTAATGGCTTTGGTAAACTATCTCAATCATAATATTATGCAAAACCGTTTTCATGCCGAGCCAATGGTGAAGTCAGCAGAACTTTTGCTGCAGGAAAGAGTACCGACCCGGGTAATTTTAACAAAAGAACATAAAGAAAAGATAGAACCTTTTAAACCGATAGAGCAGGAACATGAGGAAGTTGTAAGAATTTTAGGAATACCGGGTTCTCCTCTTCCACAGGCACATATTCTTTCAAATGGAAGTTACTCGGTAATGCTCACCGACAGCGGTTCGGGGTATAGCAGAAATCAGGGAAATGCTGTAACAAGATGGCGTGAAGATTTAAGTTTTGGAAATTTCGGGATGTTCTTTTATATACAAAATTTAAATTCCAACAATGTATGGTCAGCAACCTATGCACCTTATTATGACCGACCGGAAGAATACAAGGTGGTTTTTTCGGCTGACAAGGCAGAATTTTTACGAAGAGATGGGAATATTGACACCCATACCGAAATTGTGGTTTCACCTGAGGATAATGCGGAAATAAGAAGAATTTCACTCACCAATCACAGTGAGCATACCAGGACGCTGGAAGTAACCAGTTATTTTGAAGTTGTCCTGACTTCCCAATCAGCTGATGTTGCACACCCTGCTTTTAGCAACCTGTTTGTAAGGACAGAATTCCTTCCGGAATACAACTGCCTGTTAGCAAACAGGAGGCCCAGAGAAGAGGGGAAAAACACAATATGGGCAGTGCATACTGTGATGGTGGAAGGTGAGGCTGTTGGAGGCATCCAATATGAGACAGACCGCACAAAATTTATAGGCCGAGGTAGAAACCTATCCAATCCCTTAGCAATGGATGTAGACCAGCCTTTATCAAATACAGTGGGGCCGGTATTGGACCCTGTCATGAGTTTAAGATGCAGGGTAAAGATAGGGCCGGGTCAAACTGCCCGTATTGCATATATTACCGGAGTAGGTAACAACCGTGAAGAAATAATAAAATTAACTCAAAAATACCAGGAAGCTGCTGCTGTTGCCCGTGCTTTTGAATTAGCTTGGACGCGCAGCCAGGTAGAGACCAGGTACCTGGGACTTAAATCCGGGGAAGAAGAGGTTTTCCAGAATATGCTTTCACAAATCCTCTTCGCCAGTCCGCTGCGTAGAAGACGGGAGAGTATCATTCAGAATAATAAAAAAGGACAGCCGGCCTTGTGGGCATATGGCATTTCCGGTGACGTTCCAATTGTATTGGTGATCATTGGGAAGACCGATGAAATGGATATTGTCCATCAAGTATTAAAGGCCCACGAATATTGGAGAATGAAAGGCTTAAGTGTTGACCTGGTTATTCTGAATGAGGATGAAGGCAGTTACACGCAGCCTTTACAAAATTTGCTCCGTGATATCGTTTCGGTTAGCCATGCCCGGGAACTTCAAGATAAACCGGGAGGGGTATTCATCAGGTCGGGCAGGACCATGCCGGAAGAAGATAAAATATTATTGCTAACCGTTGCGCGTATTGTACTAAGAGGAGATGATGGTCCTTTATCTTCACAAGTAAAACTTGAAACAGACAAGCTGGCTTTACCCGGTATAAAAGAATGGAAAAAAGAGCCTAAGATATATGAAATGCCAAAAGTGGAGATTAAAGAACTATCCTACTATAACGGTTGGGGCGGATTTAGTGCTGATGGGAAAGAGTACATTATACAACTAAAAGAAGATCAGCATACTCCGGCTCCATGGATGAATGTCATTTCGAATCAACGGTTTGGCTTTCAGGTAACCGAATCGGGAGGAGGTTATACCTGGTCGGAAAACAGCAGGGAAAATAAATTGACACCCTGGTCCAATGACCCGGTCAGCGATCCCAATGGAGAAGTGTTTTATTTAAGAGATGAGGACACGGGTGAATTATGGTCTATTACTCCGTTGCCAATACGTGAAGCAGAACCTTATATTATCAGGCACGGACATGGCTATTCAATTTTTGAACATACCAGCCATGGCATTAAACAGGAACTCATAGAATTTGTGCCCAGACAGGAGTCTGTAAAAATTTGCATGATAAGGCTGAAAAACTTGTCACAGGAAACTAGAAGTCTGTCAGCCACATACTATATACGGCCTGTATTAGGAGTAAGCGATCAATTGACCGCACAGTATATCGCAACAAGAGTGCATGATGATACAGGTATATTATTAATTGAAAATAGTTATAATTCTGACTTCCCGGGAAGAATTGCTTTTATGGATGTATCTGAAAAAGAACGCAGTTTTACCGGAGACCGTACAGAATTTTTTGGACATAACGGTGATATGAGTAACCCGGAAGCCTTAAAACGCGAGAGGCTTTCCAACCGGACCGGGGCGGGGTACGATCCCTGTGCATCAATGCAGGCAAGGGTAGACCTGGATGCTGGCGAAGAGAAAAAAATAGTTTTTCTGCTGGGTCAAAGCAAGGATGTGGATGAGATTATTTCTATTTGTAAAAAATACAGGAGTATTCATGAAGCAGAAAAAGAATTGCAATCGGTAAAAGCATTTTGGGAGGATACACTGGGAGCAGTAAAAGTAAAAACACCCGACATCTCTATGGATTTAATTTTAAATGGATGGCTGTTGTACCAGACAATATCCTGCAGAATATGGGCAAGGTCTGCCTTCTACCAGTCTGGTGGGGCATACGGGTTTAGAGACCAGCTCCAGGATGTGATGGCAGTTGTTTATGTGCTTCCGGAATTAACACACAGCCAGATATTGAGACATGCTGCCCATCAGTTTGTTGAGGGAGATGTCCAGCACTGGTGGCACCCTGCTGCAGAAAAGGAAAGCGGCGCCGATAAAGGAATACGTACCAAATTCTCTGATGACCTGGTATGGCTGCCTTTTGTTACTGCCGATTATATTGAAAATACAGGGGATTGGAATGTGCTTCAGATTGAAATACCATATATAGAAGATGAGCTTCTGAGGGAAGGTGAAGATGAGAGATACAATATACCCCGCCTGTCTCAAGAAAAATCATCAGTCTATGAGCACTGTGTCCGGGCAATTGACCGGGCGCTGAGGTTTGGACAGCATGGTATTCCTTTAATGGGCTCAGGAGACTGGAATGATGGTATGAGTACAGTGGGTAATAAAGGCAGAGGGGAAAGTGTATGGCTGGGTTGGTTCCTATACACCACGCTTGCCCGCTTTATTCCTATATGTGAATATCAACAAGACTTTGAGAGGGCAGAGCGATACAAATCCATTTCCCAGGAAATAGTAAAATCCCTGGAAGCCAATGCATGGGACGGCGGCTGGTACCGTAGGGCTTACTTTGATGATGGTACACCTATGGGTTCTGCACAGAATCCCGAATGTAAAATTGACTCCCTTGCACAGTCATGGTCGGTGATTTCGGGGGCAGCAAAGCCGCACCGTTCGAAGGAAGCCATGGGAGCGCTGGAGCACTATTTGATAAAAAGAGATGAGGGGCTTATTATGCTGCTCACCCCGCCTTTTGACAAAGGTGAATTAAAACCTGGATATATTAAAGGCTATGTACCGGGCGTTAGAGAAAACGGCGGCCAGTATACACATGCAGCAATCTGGGTAATCCTGGCCTTCGCAAAAATGGGAGATGGAGACAAAGCCTGGGAAATGTTTAACCTTATCAATCCTGTCAACCATGCCCGTACTCCGATAGAAGCCGCCCGGTACAAAGTTGAGCCTTATGTAATGGCAGCCGACGTATATGCTGTCCCACCCCACGTCGGACGCGGCGGATGGACATGGTATACAGGGGCAGCCGGTTGGATGTACAGGGTAGGTGTCGAACATATCCTGGGACTGAAAAAACGTGGAGAAACGCTTATCATTGACCCTTGCATTCCTAAAGATTGGGACAGCTATCGTATGGAATACAGATATAAGGATACAAAATATGTAATCCATGTAATGAATCCCGATAGAGTAAATAGAGGCGTAAAAATGATAAAGCTTGACGGAAAGGAATCAGAAAATAGGGCAGTACCGCTGCTTGATGACAGGAAGGAGCACTATGTGGAGGTCACGATGGGGAAGAAGATAATTTAATGTTCATAAAAAGTTCATATTTTTTTAAAATAAAAGACACGTGTTGGACACATTCCATGGATAGAATAAAACCATCAAAGGATGAAGGGAGGTGGAATTGATGAAAAGCAAGAAGATACTGGCAATCCTGGCGGTTGTTATGATGCTGATAGTACCTTTTTCAGTATTTGCCGCCACATCGGATACTCCTGTCGCAAAAACCGTGCGAGGATTTTTCGGAATCGACGTATCCAACCTTAGCGACCAGCAAAAAGCCGATTTAACGGATTATGCCAAAAAAATGGCTGATTTGCAGAAGGAATTTATCAACAGGATGGTTGACAATGGTTCAATGACCAAGGAACAGGGTGACGCTGCCATCCAGAGAATTGATGAGGCCATTCAGGACGGGGACATAACCGGCTTCCTGAAAGGAATGGGAAAAGGCGGATTCGGCGGTCATGAAAAGCGCGGCGAATTTGGCATGGGCAGAATTGACACATCCAAACTTACCGACCAGCAAAAGGCCGATTTGACCGATACATTGAAGAAGATGGCTGATACGCAGAAGGATTTCATCAATGCTATGGTTGACAATGGTACAATTACAAAAGTACAGGGCGATACCGCCATCCAGCGGATTGACGATATGTTGGAAAACCTGGACAGCAATGGTTTAACCAATGGCATGATGATGGGAAAAGGTGTCATGGGCGGTTTGGGTTTTAAAGGATTATTTGGAGTGGATGTTTCCAAATTTACCGATGAGCAGAAAGCTGACTTGACAAATTATTCCCAGAAGATGGCTGAATTGCAAAAAGAATTGGTCAACAAGATGGTCACCAGCGGTCTCATGACCCAGGAACAAGGAGACGCTGCCGTCCAGAGGATTGATGATATGCAAAAAAATATTGCTGAAAACGGTTTCCCAACTGTTGAAAAGGGTTTCGGCGGTAGAATGAAAAAAGGCCGTTTTCAATGATATGTCAACAGCTCATAAATAAAATACTCCCAATAAATGAAACAGCATGGCGTTTTCCATATACATTAAATTTTTTGAACCCCTTGTTTCGGATTGTATCCCTCGAGGTCCGAAATAAGGAGGTTCTTTTTTACTCCTGCCTCAATGTTGCTATAGTTTTGAGGAGATTTATCTCAAAATCAAAAACCAAAAAACCATAGGGACAGTCCGAAACCACTGAAAAAGTCCGGTTCAGCAGAAAGAAGGGCTGCGACTTGGGGACGGTTCGTCTGTCGAATGCGATTTTCATGCGACTGAGGAACCGTCCCCAAGTCGCAATTGTCATTTTATCCTGCGCAAAATGATTTCCTCATGCCTGGACACTTCTTTTTCTATTCTTTCCAACTGTTCTGAATTCTGTTTCCACCCATCAAAAAGCGCTTCAATTTTAGGCTTTATTTCTTGCTCCATAATCATTTCGAGCTTTTTCTGCCTTTCTTCAAGCTTTCTTTGCCCTTCTTCAAGCTTTCTTTGCCCTTCTTCAAGCTTTCTTTGTCCTTCTTCAAGCTTTCTTTGCCCTTCTTCAAGCTTTCTTTGTCCTTCTTCAAGCTTTCTTTGTCCCTCTTCAAGATTCCCTTGTCCACGTTTCAATTCATCTAAATCAGATGTAACTTTACTTACTTGTACCGCAATCAGCTCAAGCAATTCCCTGTCAGTCATCATTAACCACCCTTCTTTGAAGTTTAAAGAAACGACGAACTTTTCCTTTGCAAATGATTATATCATTTCCATTCTTTAAAAATCAATCACCAAAATAGAAAATAAACCATAGGGAAAATAAACCAGAAACCATAGGGACAGTCCGAAACCACATAGGAGCTATAAAAACTTATTCCGCTGGTTACAAGTCCAGATAAAGCAGAGGTTTTCCTTCCTCATAGGAGCTATAAAAACCTTATGAATGCATTTAATATAGCAGATAATGACGAGTTTTCCTTCCTCATAGGAGCTATAAAAACATATGACAAGATGCTTCAATGGGTTAGAGAAGGGGGGTTTTCCTTCCTCATAGGAGCTATAAAAACAGTACAAAATTATTGAATTATCTCCACCACATGAACGTTTTCCTTCCTCATAGGAGCTATAAAAACCAAAATATAAAAATAATAATATAATAAGAATAGAAGTTTTCCTTCCTCATAGGAGCTATAAAAACTTTGGAAAACAAAATCCACATTATTGATTCTATTATGTTTTCCTTCCTCATAGGAGCTATAAAAACCAGATAAGTTTTTCATAGAATAATCCTTTACAGGGTTTTCCTTCCTCATAGGAGCTATAAAAACCTGTGGAAACAGCATAAAATCTGTATTTATATTTTACTGCATATTGGATGGTATTGCAATGAAAATCTTAAAAGCCTTGTAAAATCAATAAAGGGAATGTTGTCGACCCCCGGGGGTTTTTGCATTACCGGAGGTCGACAACATAAAAATTAAAAAAATTAAAATATTTTTACATATTTATCCATTTTGTTGATTTCCGAAATACATTCAATACATCCGAAGCCTTGTGCGTTTTTACTGCCAATTCCACAACTGTAAGCAATATCTACTATTTCATCATCTCCTTCTATAATAAATCCGCCGAGATAGGCATCATAGGGCCAGCGTTTATAAAAAGACACAACTTTTTTTATTTTGTTTTCATCTAAAATTTTCACATCAAGTTTACCACAGTAATCATCTTTATAAAAGGCTTTATATTTATAAAGCAGATTGTTTTTTATACTTATAATAAAATCCGTATCTTGTGGACTGTGAAAGGCCATGTTTTTTGTTTGGGAAGGTTTTGTCACAACTACCGGCGATATGGTTAATCCGGAAATCTTTTTGTATTTGTAATCTTTTTTTGCATAAACACCTTTCAAGCAAAGTTTGCCTTCTTTTAAATCAAAGCATTTTTTCTTAAGCAATCCGTCAATGAGATCAAATATAAATCTCTCATCGATGCTTGAAATGGTAAGATATATGTGTCCCGGTTTGATTCTGATGGAGTTTTTCAGTATTTCTTTATTTTCTATCACCATTCTTGAAAAGGTAAAAAGTTTAAAATTTTTATCATTATACCTGAACCCTTCATCATGTAAAAAAGTTGAATATTTTTCCTCAAGAAGGCTGTATATTTCTTTTTGTATGATATGGTTATAGTGCAGGGGGATTAGAATATCCTTTTTAGGTTCAAATACTATCTTTAATCTCATATTATTATTTTATATCCTTTCATACCTGATTTTTACCCATCCCGTTGGAATCATGTCTTTTTGGGCGATATTGATTGTGTAGGGCAGGTAATTGTCATGGTTTTTGATTTTAGTTTTATCAAAGGCCATTAAAGTTTTGGACAAAATACCTGCATAGCCTGTCTTACAAACAAACTGGTCCTCTTTTTCATTTTCTTTTTTCAACTGCTCGAAAAAGTCTTTCATCCTGTTGCCCAGGGAGGTCTTGCTTAACATTTCATATTCTGCATTAATAATGTTTTGAGATAATTTTTTTAGTCCTGCAAAACATTCTTCCACAGGAGTGTTTTCATCACAGCTGTTTTCAATAGAAATAATTGAAAGCTGTTTGTCATAATTATATGTATCATATTTGTACCATATTTCACCGGTAAATTTACTTCCAATTGTTGGTGTTTCAAAATAAAGAGGGATATCATGATTACTCTTTTTTTCTTTATTATTTTTTCTGTGAAATTTTATAATTTTTTCAATTGCCATTTCTCCGTCTTTAAGGACAAGGTCATGGCATACAATATTTTTAAAAATCAGCTTTATGACCTCAGCATCGTTTATTTGGTTTGAATGACTTTTATTATATTCTTCCAATCCTATCCAATTTTCCTTAAGTTTGTCGTTGTTGTTTGTGTTTATCATCACTGTATATTGATTTTTATCAAAAATATCGGCAAAAATGTCTTCCTTTATTTCTTTGTGATTTATTTTGACTGAATCTAATTTTAATTGGTTTTTTAATTTATGACTGTCAGTTCTGGAATAGCTGTAATGGCAGTCATGGATCCAATAGGCAAGATAGCCGGAACGAAGCATTCCTTTGACGGTTGTGCCGAAAATAACAGGCCTTTCTTCATGAGAGCCTTCATCCATGTTAATCTTTTTAATGTACCCAAATTTCTTTAGTTCCAGCTTGTTTGCTATTTCCATGTCAAGCCTGGCACTTCGCAAATATTTTTTGGCATAGGCATTTTTCATGATCTTATCTATTAATTCTTTATATTCGAGGTCCAGGTCATCTTCTTTTATGATTCCTTTTTCATAAAGATTGAATATATCTTCTGTTGAAACAAAATACAACCTGCCTTCATGGATGAAATATTCATGACTTTGGTATGAAATTTCCTTGCTTCCGCTCACACATGCAGGGGATAGGATTTCAAGTTCAATTTTATATCTGTTGATTGAGGGGGTTATATCCATCGCTTTTTCCCTCCGGTCTATTAATCTTTAATGGAAACACACATGTATATATAAAAATTTTTTGATTATCTTGTATGTACTCCGATATATACGGTCGTGCACTTTTGCATTTTATTATACATCCTCTGTCAGCGTAGAAGTACGGAGGTTTTACAATTTTCAGAGATTTGCCGTCATATCTCAATGTTTTGTATTTTATAAATTTGACGTCATCCATTACCTGTTTGAAAAATATTGTGGATGCCAGATTCAGTTGATATCCTTCATTTCCATTATCAAACAGGGCCAGCATTTGTTTGTCTTCTTTAAATATTCTGCCTGTTTCTGTTTTTATAAAATCTATTTTCCCGGTCCCGATTGAAATATCTGTCCCCATACCGGTTAGTTCTATCACTTTTAAAGCTGTTTCCATAAGGTCAACTACTTTTTTGTCTTTCGTGTATACGTAAAAACAGTATGTCTTGTTTCTATCGTATATATAATTTGTTTCATTAAATAAGTACCCTTCATCAACCGTCCCTGTTTTTCTGTTAATTTGTGTCCTCGGTCTTATGTTCTCTATTTCGCCGAGGGAGCAATGGAACCGGCTGTTTTTCTTCCATTCCCTGTAATGTTTTCTTTTTTCCCTTATTACATCGGATTGGCCGTGGAAGGTTTCGGCATTGAAGCTATTAACGGGCAATTGATTCAAAAGAAGCATGTCGCTTATAAGCGTATTTGAGTTTAACAATTTTTGCAGTTGTAATAAAACTTCATTTTGATCCATAATATCAAAATAGGTCTTAACGATATTTCCAAAAATGACAGGGGATATTAACCTTACATTCAGCGAGTTTATCTTAAAGTCTGTCCTATAAATCATTTTTGCACCTCTTCATTTTATGAAAATTTTATGAAAGACATTGCAGTACTTCAGCGGCTACGTCAAATTCCCATTCCCCGCCGTCAATGAATTCAACCTGCCCGTATCCCCTGCTGCCCGAACCTCCGATATAATTGTATTCCACCAGCTTAAAAGCAAGATTAAGCGCCTTTAACAAGTCTTCTTCCGTGTCTTTTTCAAATAATTTGAGGGCAATATTTACCTCGAATTCAACCCCTGCCGGTATCCTGTCAAATGTTCTCGGTTTTGCAGTTCCTTTGACCCTGTCTATTGTATTTTCTTTTTTTATCTCAACTCCAAAGGGCAGTACTTCGTTGATAATCCTTTTGCTTTTTTCTGTCATAAAAGCGTCTCTTACGATTATTCTTGTCTGTTCTCTTATATTTTCTGTTTCTTTATTATTTGCTTTGCCAAAAAGTTTGCAGATTGTACATTTACCACAATCACACGGTTTTGTGTATCCTTTGGCTATTTCAAGCACTGACCGCAAATTTCCCTTAATGGAAGAACCAGGAATATAAGGGTAACCGGTTAAAGGGTCCTTGATGATTGAATTATCCACTCCTCCGATTCTTATTTCTTCATCACTGCCCACAATTCTGATACCGCTTTTAACTCTCATAATCTTTTTAATGTTTTTTATCTTAATAAGTTTCATCGTTTTACTCTCCTTTCTTTAAGTTAGCCACAATACATTCAAACAGGTCCATAAATGCGTCGTAGTCTTTTTTGGATTTTACGTTATTCACGGCTATTTCAATAAAATCTTTCAAACTGTCATAATTTTTTTTGTTTTTTTCATCGTTCTTTTTTAGATCGTTTTTTTTCTTTTCAATTGCATAAAAAGATTTGTTTTTCATGAGCCTTATCATAGGTGAAATCCGCCTGTAGGCGTCTGCTTCAGTTTCTTTCATGTCAAGATCTTCAAGATTGTTTTGTATATTTTTTACAAATTCCTGCTGCAGCCGCATTTGAAGGCTTTTAAATGAGTCGTAGATATTTCTTATGCTGCTCTGGGTAATATCACTGTTCCTTAATATTTTTGCATAGTTTTCAATTAAATTCACAAGGTTTTCTTTTAAAATGCCGTCTGCCAAAAAGCCATCGTTTATCTCTTTTTTTAAGTCTTCTGGCAGGATACTTTCAGATTGCATATTTTGAATTTTGGAATGGTCATTTTTGGTATTTGTTGTTTTTTGATATGGTTTACTCATTCTCTTCACTCCTCACTTTTGTTTTTCTTATTGCAAGCTCCAGCACTAACCTGCTGAAATCCAGACTGTCCGCGCCAACATTGACAAGGTCGTACAAACTGCTTCTGATATGCTCTTTTTTTTCAGTGGATAAATCTTCTTTGGATATTACATTTCTTTCCATATAATAATTGAAAAGTGCGGCTTTTTTGGCTACCGCTATGGCACTTTTTCTTTCTTGATTTGTCATATTAATCAATTTAAGCATATCAAATAATAATTTTCTCGAAATATCATGGTTGTCAACCCGGTTTGCCAGTTCATTAC from Petroclostridium xylanilyticum carries:
- the cas6 gene encoding CRISPR-associated endoribonuclease Cas6 — its product is MRLKIVFEPKKDILIPLHYNHIIQKEIYSLLEEKYSTFLHDEGFRYNDKNFKLFTFSRMVIENKEILKNSIRIKPGHIYLTISSIDERFIFDLIDGLLKKKCFDLKEGKLCLKGVYAKKDYKYKKISGLTISPVVVTKPSQTKNMAFHSPQDTDFIISIKNNLLYKYKAFYKDDYCGKLDVKILDENKIKKVVSFYKRWPYDAYLGGFIIEGDDEIVDIAYSCGIGSKNAQGFGCIECISEINKMDKYVKIF
- the csm5 gene encoding type III-A CRISPR-associated RAMP protein Csm5, whose translation is MDITPSINRYKIELEILSPACVSGSKEISYQSHEYFIHEGRLYFVSTEDIFNLYEKGIIKEDDLDLEYKELIDKIMKNAYAKKYLRSARLDMEIANKLELKKFGYIKKINMDEGSHEERPVIFGTTVKGMLRSGYLAYWIHDCHYSYSRTDSHKLKNQLKLDSVKINHKEIKEDIFADIFDKNQYTVMINTNNNDKLKENWIGLEEYNKSHSNQINDAEVIKLIFKNIVCHDLVLKDGEMAIEKIIKFHRKNNKEKKSNHDIPLYFETPTIGSKFTGEIWYKYDTYNYDKQLSIISIENSCDENTPVEECFAGLKKLSQNIINAEYEMLSKTSLGNRMKDFFEQLKKENEKEDQFVCKTGYAGILSKTLMAFDKTKIKNHDNYLPYTINIAQKDMIPTGWVKIRYERI
- the csm3 gene encoding type III-A CRISPR-associated RAMP protein Csm3 — its product is MKLIKIKNIKKIMRVKSGIRIVGSDEEIRIGGVDNSIIKDPLTGYPYIPGSSIKGNLRSVLEIAKGYTKPCDCGKCTICKLFGKANNKETENIREQTRIIVRDAFMTEKSKRIINEVLPFGVEIKKENTIDRVKGTAKPRTFDRIPAGVEFEVNIALKLFEKDTEEDLLKALNLAFKLVEYNYIGGSGSRGYGQVEFIDGGEWEFDVAAEVLQCLS
- the csm2 gene encoding type III-A CRISPR-associated protein Csm2, whose protein sequence is MSKPYQKTTNTKNDHSKIQNMQSESILPEDLKKEINDGFLADGILKENLVNLIENYAKILRNSDITQSSIRNIYDSFKSLQMRLQQEFVKNIQNNLEDLDMKETEADAYRRISPMIRLMKNKSFYAIEKKKNDLKKNDEKNKKNYDSLKDFIEIAVNNVKSKKDYDAFMDLFECIVANLKKGE